From a single Fusarium fujikuroi IMI 58289 draft genome, chromosome FFUJ_chr03 genomic region:
- a CDS encoding probable TfdA family oxidoreductase, producing MSFTTTVTAAPPPGQPDIAYAPNYENYQARTTKRLKEGKLPTSVPDGFPEQLTGDLVWEGDSVGQTYDWTYKLSEDQLSEIDQALQHFKGLGLPFGHISAETFPLPKLHSELRKLSDELHKGHGFFVIRGVNVDNYTREENAIIYVGISSHIASQRGRQDNKFNGKPADVVLTHVKDLSAGQDKSAIGSPAYTTDRQVFHTDSGDIVSLFCLETALEGGASRIASTWRVYNELARTRPDLVHTLSQNWDVENFANPNKKFTSRPLLYHHKATYTLPERVVLQYARRYFVGFGALPRSHDIPPITEAQAEALDALHFLGDKLSVSTNFAKGDMQFINNLAVFHARDAFTDSPTQQRHLLRLWLRDPENAWETPEPLRERWAELYEGVTPDAQVFPLEPYIRSASNRAR from the exons ATGTCTTTTACCACAACAGTCACCGCGGCACCCCCGCCCGGTCAACCAGATATTGCTTACGCTCCAAACTACGAAAACTACCAGGCTAGAACAACCAAGCGCCTCAAAGAGGGGAAACTCCCGACCTCGGTCCCAGATGGCTTCCCGGAACAACTTACTGGCGATCTTGTCTGGGAAGGCGACTCGGTTGGTCAAACTTATGACTGGACTTATAAGCTATCCGAGGACCAGCTCAGCGAAATTGATCAGGCTTTACAGCATTTCAAAG GTCTTGGCCTTCCATTTGGACATATCTCGGCGGAGACATTCCCTCTACCAAAGCTACACTCAGAACTACGAAAGTTATCTGATGAGCTACACAAAGGCCACGGTTTCTTCGTCATCCGCGGTGTCAACGTAGATAACTACACCCGCGAAGAAAACGCCATAATTTACGTCGGTATTTCTTCACACATCGCATCACAGCGCGGCCGTCAGGACAACAAGTTCAACGGCAAGCCCGCTGACGTTGTCCTCACGCACGTCAAGGATCTCAGCGCCGGTCAAGATAAGAGCGCAATTGGGAGTCCGGCTTATACTACTGACAGACAGGTCTTTCATACTGATTCGGGTGATATCGTGTCACTGTTTTGTCTAGAGACTGCGTTGGAGGGCGGCGCGAGTAGGATTGCGAGTACTTGGAGGGTCTATAATGAGTTGGCGAGGACGAGACCTGATTTGGTTCATACCTTGTCGCAGAATTGGGATGTTGAGAA TTTCGCAAACCCGAATAAGAAGTTTACAAGTCGGCCACTTCTCTACCATCATAAGGCCACCTATACGCTTCCTGAGAGAGTTGTTTTGCAATACGCTCGTCGATACTTTGTCGGATTCGGTGCACTTCCAAGAAGCCACGACATTCCACCTATCACCGAAGCTCAGGCCGAAGCACTAGATGCTCTTCACTTCTTGGGAGATAAACTAAGTGTTTCTACGAACTTTGCAAAGGGCGATATGcagttcatcaacaacctcgcTGTATTTCACGCTCGAGATGCATTCACAGACTCACCAACGCAACA gcgccatcttcttcgtctctGGCTGAGAGATCCTGAAAATGCATGGGAGACTCCGGAACCGCTGCGTGAGAGGTGGGCAGAACTGTATGAGGGTGTGACACCAGATGCCCAGGTGTTTCCGCTGGAACCCTATATTCGTAGTGCTAGCAACAGGGCCAGATAG
- a CDS encoding related to capsule polysaccharide biosynthesis protein has protein sequence MHFAIPPEYQSELEATEPVDPRPDEEILSSMEQYRPVTSEKNIWAFWDSGLRAIPSWCQRNVIGWARICGPDWTIRVLDMVPNSPNHVLKFVDREMLPEAFLSGTMDGHHAGQHSADFIRGPLLLRYGGVSMDVGCLLIRHIDRICWDLLEDPDSPYEIAVPVLYDQTIANHFVAARNNNVFIEKWHKLYLHLWKGRTNQQGLSDSPLLEFIKDIRYDDATDFHWDWSVPVSQFLEYIAQVLCWQRLCLIRDTGDGFKSSEYWQCNILCIDALNEVWGGEKILGFDGIGPRMYNLLTIRLDADPDSAAYKDAYKLVWRLLTKSSFQKVTRAKNLTHTPHLGTLWDQNEGQDCVPGSFGELLRYGAVHFRQKRENIEQKEAREPRTFIEKGLLEA, from the exons ATGCATTTCGCTATACCTCCCGAGTACCAATCAGAACTAGAGGCAACCGAACCTGTTGACCCTAGACCCGACGAAGAGATTCTTTCCTCTATGGAGCAGTACAGGCCTGTAACATCCGAGAAGAACATCTGGGCTTTTTGGGATTCAGGTCTGCGTGCCATTCCCTCCTGGTGCCAGCGAAATGTCATCGGTTGGGCGCGCATTTGTGGGCCTGATTGGACCATCCGAGTGCTTGATATGGTGCCCAATTCTCCCAATCACGTCCTGAAGTTTGTTGACAGGGAGATGTTGCCTGAGGCGTTCTTGAGCGGAACCATGGATGGCCACCATGCAGGGCAACATTCTGCTGATTTCATTCGGGGTCCGCTTCTGCTACGCTACGGGGGTGTAAGTATGGACGTGGGGTGCCTTCTTATCAGGCACATCGATCGCATTTGCTGGGATTTGCTTGAGGATCCAGATTCGCCGTACGAGATCGCGGTGCCGGTTCTGTATGACCAGACGATCGCTAATCACTTCGTTGCCGCTCGGAATAACAACGTCTTCATAGAGAAATG GCACAAGCTGTACCTGCACTTGTGGAAGGGTCGAACCAACCAGCAAGGTCTCAGCGACAGTCCTCTGCTGGAATTCATCAAAGATATACGCTATGATGACGCCACGGACTTTCACTGGGACTGGAGTGTGCCAGTCTCTCAATTTCTAGAGTACATTGCGCAGGTTTTGTGCTGGCAACGCTTGTGCTTGATTCGTGACAcgggcgatggcttcaaaaGTTCTGAATACTGGCAGTGCAACATTCTCTGCATTGATGCGCTCAACGAGGTCTGGGGCGGCGAGAAGATCTTGGGCTTCGATGGCATTGGGCCTCGAATGTACAATCTCTTGACTATTCGTCTTGATGCGGATCCGGATTCGGCAGCCTACAAGGATGCGTACAAGCTCGTATGGCGATTGTTGACCAAATCAAGCTTTCAAAAGGTGACACGGGCGAAGAATCTGACGCACACACCGCATCTTGGAACGTTGTGGGATCAGAACGAGGGACAGGATTGTGTGCCGGGATCATTTGGAGAGCTGCTACGGTACGGAGCGGTACACTTCCGCCAGAAGCGTGAGAACATCGAGCAGAAGGAGGCCCGTGAGCCCAGAACTTTCATAGAGAAAGGGCTCTTGGAGGCCTAG